In Isosphaera pallida ATCC 43644, the sequence ACGGTAGGTCCAACACTGCCGCTGCCCCGCCACGACGAGCCTGGGCCACTTGGTCGCGATTGGCCAACCCAATTAGCGCGACCACTGGTCCGCCCTGGTGGGTGAGACAGGACAGCGTGTCGGGCCAGGACGGATCCAACGCGGGGACTTCCCAGATTAGTCGGGTGGGGTTGGACTTGAGGGTCAACCACATCGAACGCGATCGGTCGAAAGTCGAGACGAGCGGGAATCGTGACGGAAGATCATCGATCACGTGTTCTCCACGGGCTTCGAGCCACTCGCGTAGCCAAAGACGCAGCTCGACGTCGTGGATCCACAAGCGGATTCCTGCGGCAAAGGTTGTGCCATGTTCGGGGGGAACGGTTGGATGGGCCCTGGTTTGGGTGTTGGTGGGGGAAACCCGAGCGCGGCGGCGACGCGATTTAGACGGCGTCCAGCGACGTTCGAGAGCGGCCAAGGCGGTTGGCTCGTCAATCACCTCGTCGGCCAGGTCGCTCCAAGGTCTGAGGTCGGCGTAGCGCACATGAGGGCCGAGGATCAAGACGGTGGTCGGCCAGCGACCCAGCATTAAACGCCAGCGGCGCAGTCGGATCAGTACCGAGCGGGAAAGTCCGGTGCGATGCAGAATCAACCAGTGGGCCCGTTCGAGTGATTCGGGAGGTTGTTCGGGCCAGTCGGATTCGGCGGGTTGGTTCCGCACCCAGGCGGACGCCGGCAATCGCTCGACCAGTTCCGCTGCCACCGGATCGCTCAGGTCGGCGATCATGCACACTCTCGGTTGGGCCGTCTCCGCCACGCTTTGGTCTCTCACGCGCTTGGGGCATCCAATCCCAAGCTCCCTCCGGTTGATCAGTCCGTTATGGGGACGATGTCAAGCTATCACTTCGTCCACCCTTCGGCAATCCGACCTCTTGCGCTAACCCAACCAACCGGAACCACGCTTTGGAGAATCGGTTGAATGGAGCGACCCTGGTTCATCGATTGGACCGATGAAACTATGGGTGAATCGAGCGACCATGATTCGATTCAGATTGTTGGTGGGTTCGGTGATGGCGTTTTCCAAGTGTTCTAGGTTGGCGTCCCACCCAACCGCTTCTCCCAACTCGGAATGGATGCCGAGTCATGTCTCCTCCCACGACGCCCGCGCGTGACATCTGTCGGTTCAACCAACCGCCGCTTGAGCAGGGCTTGAGCCTGGCGAACGCCGCGCGCTTCGGAATCCCCAGCCGTCCTAAGCGATGGGCGTTGTTCGTGGTGTTCCTTGTAGTGGCGTCTCAGTGGGTTCGCCTGGTCTTTTCCCAGGAGGGCGACTTCCGCCTTCATTGGAATTTCGGCCAGCGGCTGCTCCACGGGGAATTCCTTTATCTCAATGGGGTTCACACGCCTTATCCACCGTTGTGGGGCCTGTGGTGCGTGCCGACCACGCTGTTGCCGCTTTGGACCTCGTGGTTGGTTTGGTATCCGATCGGGTTGGTTTGGGGTGGCGCGCTGATCTGGGCGTTGGTAGAGGGGTTGCGTCGCGCTGGGTTGACCCCGGGTCGCAACGCGGCGTCGGATCACACATTTTGGACGGTCATGCTGGGTCTGGCGTTGGGCAGCCGCTACGTGATTCGTGAGTTGCCCGAAAACGGCGTCAATTTGATGATTGTGGCCCTCACGTGGTTGGGATTGACGGCCTGGCGGCGGGGATGCGACCTGAAAGGAGGCGCGGCGCTGGGACTGGCGGTGGCTCTGAAATGCACCCCGTTGATCTTCGTAGTGTATCTGGCTTGGCGTCGTCAAGTTCGGGTCGCGGCCGTCGCTGTGGGAGTCGCCGTGTTGGCAAGTCTGGCTCCATTGCCGTTTCAGGGAGTGGCCTCGTATCTCGATCACTGGCGCACCTGGTCGCAGGTGAATCTTACCGGGATGTCGCGTTCCGATCCCAACCTGGGTCCCTTGGGCGAGGCGACGGTTCAGAACCACGCGCTTCGTCCGACCCTGGGACGCTTGTTGACTCGTCTCCCCCAAGGCCACGCTGGACGGCTTGACCATCCCTGGGAACCGCGCGGGCTGGGTTTGGATCCCCCCTTCGCCGGACGTTTGATCGACCTGACCGTGTTGGCGACTGGAATCGGCTTCCTGGTACGGTTCCGGGGACCGATCGCGCGACGTGACTCGGCCGCGGTTTTGGCTCAGCTAGCGGCATTGGGGGCGGCTGCGCTGTTGCTTTCGCCGATCACCTGGAAACAGCACGCGGTAGGGTTGCTGCCGGCGCTGTTTCTGGCCTCCGCGGTGATGCTCGACCCCGCGCGGCGATCGGCGTTGCGATTGGGCGTGGGGACAATTTTGGTGGTGGGGTTTCATGTAGCGGGGGTCCTGATTCTGGATCGAGGCGTGATTGGTCGGACTTGGTCTTATGTGTTGGATAGCTGGGGGGTTGTCACCCTTTCCTGGGTGGGCTGGGCATTGCTGATGTGGGCTTGGGCCAGTCGTTTCGAGCGACTGGAGGCGTCTGACCGGAGCGTCGCGTTCGATGACACCGTGAGTTCGCGTCCACAGCGTCTTGACGCATGGCGGGTTCACCCTCCCAACGTGCCTCCAGTTCGACCGGGGCGCTTGACGATCGAGGGTAGGGAAGCAGATACTGCCAACGTGAGTTGGGGCCATCAAGCGGTTGTGGTCGCCTCCGACCCCAATCCCGGGGCAGCTGACTCGGTTTGGATCCCAACCCGCCCGCCTCAATGAGCTTGGCTTGCGCACCCTCGCCCGCCCTCGACGAGGTCACCGGTGGGTCCGGCCCCAAGAGGAGGTCCGCAAGGTCGGTTTGATCCCTTCTCGACGTAGATGATCCGCGCGGTGGAATCCACGACGGCGGGCCGGTCTCTCCGACCACGTTGGAGCTATTTCCAGGGTGATCCCGATTCGTGATTTCACTCCTCTGCCCACCGAGGTGCGAGGAGCCGTCCTCAGCATCGGCAACTTCGACGGCGTGCATCGCGGCCATCGGGTGTTGTTAGAACGGGTCCGCGCCTTGGCCAATCAGCTTGGTGGACCTGCACTGGCTTTGACCTTCGATCCCCATCCACTTGCCCTTCTCAAACCCGACCGGGTTCCCGCCACGCTGACCAGGTTGGCCCGACGG encodes:
- a CDS encoding glycosyltransferase family 87 protein; the encoded protein is MSPPTTPARDICRFNQPPLEQGLSLANAARFGIPSRPKRWALFVVFLVVASQWVRLVFSQEGDFRLHWNFGQRLLHGEFLYLNGVHTPYPPLWGLWCVPTTLLPLWTSWLVWYPIGLVWGGALIWALVEGLRRAGLTPGRNAASDHTFWTVMLGLALGSRYVIRELPENGVNLMIVALTWLGLTAWRRGCDLKGGAALGLAVALKCTPLIFVVYLAWRRQVRVAAVAVGVAVLASLAPLPFQGVASYLDHWRTWSQVNLTGMSRSDPNLGPLGEATVQNHALRPTLGRLLTRLPQGHAGRLDHPWEPRGLGLDPPFAGRLIDLTVLATGIGFLVRFRGPIARRDSAAVLAQLAALGAAALLLSPITWKQHAVGLLPALFLASAVMLDPARRSALRLGVGTILVVGFHVAGVLILDRGVIGRTWSYVLDSWGVVTLSWVGWALLMWAWASRFERLEASDRSVAFDDTVSSRPQRLDAWRVHPPNVPPVRPGRLTIEGREADTANVSWGHQAVVVASDPNPGAADSVWIPTRPPQ